The following are from one region of the Myxococcales bacterium genome:
- a CDS encoding class I SAM-dependent methyltransferase → MRRPPKPRVGAKKRASSPPEAGVGQDIARWSSQREGFEALHERIVRDVVCDALTAPEGPVLEVGAGAGQLRAWLPTPLHARLVHLDRNRGYLRVLQGRAQAHAVLQANAQALPFQDGALVAALGLCALDVLPDLPAFAHELHRVLRPRARLVHFLDLATNLEPVLADAIASHAVALPNFLAARPDLVPPALHSALGPEVDLLLLPHTRYAECVRRLAALAHPLAGTLAAWGQAFLPGSTAKDAARVFVQSLQTIGQRQEFVALWLRLFLLSQQNTPALAPLPFAPLSSTAHFRRRLKAALETAGFETLRDEVVVTTERRPNGGQTPPGLRTLRALVGQVTPLTYDEPHPPGTSPLAGDATRLQAPDDAHHLVVCGVHVFVAERV, encoded by the coding sequence ATGCGACGCCCACCCAAGCCCCGCGTGGGGGCGAAAAAGCGCGCCTCGTCCCCGCCCGAGGCGGGCGTCGGGCAAGACATCGCGCGCTGGTCTTCGCAGCGCGAGGGCTTCGAGGCCCTGCACGAACGCATCGTCCGTGACGTCGTTTGCGATGCGCTCACCGCGCCCGAAGGGCCCGTGCTCGAAGTGGGCGCCGGCGCAGGCCAATTGCGCGCGTGGCTGCCCACACCCTTGCACGCCCGGCTCGTTCACCTCGACCGCAACCGCGGCTACCTGCGTGTGTTGCAGGGCAGGGCGCAAGCCCACGCGGTGCTGCAGGCGAACGCACAGGCTCTGCCCTTTCAGGACGGCGCGCTCGTCGCGGCCCTTGGCCTCTGCGCGCTCGACGTCCTGCCCGATTTGCCGGCGTTCGCCCACGAGCTGCACCGGGTGCTGAGGCCTCGGGCCCGCCTGGTTCATTTCCTCGACCTGGCCACCAACCTCGAACCCGTGCTGGCCGACGCCATCGCCTCGCACGCGGTGGCCCTGCCGAACTTTCTGGCGGCCCGTCCGGATCTGGTGCCGCCCGCACTGCACAGCGCGCTCGGCCCGGAGGTCGACCTGCTGTTGCTGCCTCACACCCGCTACGCCGAGTGCGTACGCCGATTGGCGGCTCTTGCGCATCCTTTGGCGGGCACGCTCGCCGCCTGGGGCCAGGCCTTTTTGCCAGGCAGCACGGCGAAAGACGCGGCCCGTGTCTTCGTGCAGAGCCTGCAGACCATCGGCCAGCGCCAGGAATTCGTCGCGCTGTGGCTGAGGCTCTTTTTGCTGTCCCAGCAAAACACGCCCGCCCTCGCCCCCCTGCCCTTCGCGCCCTTGTCCTCCACCGCTCACTTCCGGCGCCGCCTGAAAGCCGCGCTGGAAACGGCCGGCTTCGAGACCCTGCGCGACGAGGTCGTGGTGACCACGGAGCGCCGGCCGAACGGCGGACAGACCCCGCCCGGTTTGCGTACCCTGCGCGCGCTCGTGGGCCAGGTCACGCCCCTGACCTACGACGAGCCTCACCCACCGGGCACGTCCCCCCTGGCCGGCGACGCCACGCGCCTCCAGGCTCCGGACGACGCGCACCATCTGGTCGTCTGTGGTGTCCATGTGTTCGTGGCCGAGCGGGTCTAG
- a CDS encoding DUF1552 domain-containing protein, with protein sequence MQRKPMSRRSILRAGAGISLALPLLDAMRPVRPAKAQGKAKRLVAWVQPLSIYADVFWPASPGAKPYDWKTDPISETRFSGQGALDNPSFALPEMLSFMQPHRDDLIFVEGLDNSASNHDAYSTTLTGTNTLANSPANMISIDQLIAKQVGAETKFRSLQVGVMNAGSDNKSAASWLSKTQAAPATDNPQRLWERLFADASGNPDEARRLRERNQSVLDAALEQADALKAELGKADKDKVDQYLDAFREVERRLDAAPQMGCQPPAKPNMTSPTTGEVLFEEDELRAIADVPTVMKMQLDMLAMALACDMTRVATFQYGAEANNGTFPWLGLPDWRWHDASHFENDNPAQWPAQLDNAKGWRAVAEWSLSQFNYLIERLKGLGAFDDTVLVFLTSMNHGGAHKSRNCPILIAGNGGGVLKTGRHVRYEHDKNGGNSTRAFNDLHLTLARAMGVQLESFGDANKSKGVLAELLR encoded by the coding sequence ATGCAGCGCAAGCCGATGTCACGACGTTCGATCCTGCGCGCCGGAGCCGGGATCTCCCTGGCGCTTCCCCTGCTGGATGCCATGCGTCCTGTGCGGCCGGCCAAAGCCCAGGGGAAAGCCAAGCGCCTGGTGGCGTGGGTGCAGCCGTTATCCATTTACGCGGACGTGTTCTGGCCCGCGTCCCCCGGGGCCAAGCCCTACGACTGGAAGACCGACCCCATCTCCGAGACGCGCTTCAGTGGGCAGGGTGCGCTGGACAACCCCAGTTTTGCGCTGCCCGAGATGCTGAGCTTCATGCAGCCTCATCGTGACGATTTGATCTTCGTCGAAGGGCTCGACAATTCGGCAAGCAACCACGACGCCTACAGCACCACGCTCACGGGCACGAACACGCTGGCGAACTCACCGGCCAACATGATCTCGATCGACCAGCTCATCGCCAAGCAGGTGGGCGCCGAGACCAAGTTCCGTTCACTGCAAGTGGGTGTGATGAACGCCGGGTCTGACAACAAGTCGGCGGCGTCGTGGCTCTCGAAAACTCAGGCGGCCCCGGCCACGGACAACCCCCAACGTCTGTGGGAGCGCTTGTTCGCCGATGCCTCGGGCAATCCGGACGAGGCGCGGCGGCTGCGTGAGCGCAACCAGTCCGTGCTCGACGCCGCCCTCGAGCAAGCGGACGCGCTCAAGGCTGAGCTGGGCAAGGCAGACAAAGACAAGGTGGATCAGTACCTGGATGCCTTTCGAGAGGTGGAGCGGCGTCTCGATGCCGCGCCCCAGATGGGCTGCCAGCCCCCCGCCAAACCCAACATGACGAGCCCTACCACGGGGGAGGTTCTCTTCGAGGAGGACGAGCTGCGCGCCATCGCCGACGTGCCCACCGTGATGAAGATGCAGCTCGACATGCTCGCCATGGCCCTGGCCTGCGACATGACCCGCGTGGCCACGTTCCAGTACGGAGCGGAAGCCAACAACGGGACCTTTCCGTGGTTGGGCCTGCCGGACTGGCGGTGGCACGATGCCTCGCACTTCGAGAATGACAACCCCGCCCAGTGGCCCGCACAGCTCGACAATGCCAAAGGCTGGCGTGCCGTGGCCGAGTGGAGCCTGTCGCAGTTCAATTACCTCATCGAGCGGCTCAAGGGGCTCGGGGCCTTCGACGATACGGTGCTGGTTTTCCTCACGTCGATGAACCACGGGGGCGCCCACAAGAGCCGTAACTGTCCCATTCTCATCGCAGGCAACGGAGGAGGTGTGCTCAAGACGGGGCGCCACGTGCGCTACGAGCACGACAAAAACGGAGGCAACTCGACGCGCGCCTTCAACGACCTGCACCTGACGTTGGCCCGCGCGATGGGCGTACAGCTCGAAAGCTTCGGCGATGCGAACAAGAGCAAGGGCGTGCTCGCGGAGCTTCTGCGCTAG